From Streptomyces rubradiris, a single genomic window includes:
- a CDS encoding 3-dehydroquinate synthase family protein, with product MTAVSLRLRDQSYEVIIGPGVRTALAGVVRRLGAQRAVVVSARPRPWVPDTGVPSLVLPALDGEQGKTLGTVESLCGEFARFGLTRSDVVVSCGGGTTTDVVGLAAALYHRGVPVVHLPTSLLAQVDAGVGGKTAVNLPAGKNLVGTYWQPSAVLCDTDYLSTLPRREMLSGLGEIARCHFIGAPDLRGLPLAEQITASVRLKARIVEADERDTGMRHLLNYGHTLGHAVERATGYAVRHGEAVAIGTVFAGRLAGALGRIGQARVAEHHDVVRHYGLPAALPAEAGTAALMRLMRQDKKAVRGLTFVLDGPKGAELVSDVPPDVVAGVLEGMPRTCMADLVASSGGAGR from the coding sequence ATGACCGCGGTTTCTCTGCGTCTGAGAGATCAGTCGTATGAGGTGATCATTGGTCCGGGGGTGCGGACGGCGCTCGCCGGCGTCGTCCGGCGGCTGGGCGCCCAGCGAGCGGTCGTCGTGTCGGCTCGCCCACGGCCATGGGTGCCCGACACCGGGGTGCCCAGCCTGGTGCTGCCCGCGCTCGACGGCGAGCAGGGCAAGACCCTCGGTACGGTGGAGTCGTTGTGCGGTGAGTTCGCACGGTTCGGGCTGACCAGGTCCGACGTGGTGGTCTCGTGCGGCGGCGGTACCACCACGGATGTCGTCGGGCTGGCGGCCGCGCTGTACCACCGGGGCGTGCCGGTGGTTCATCTGCCGACCTCCCTGCTGGCCCAGGTGGATGCCGGCGTCGGCGGGAAGACGGCGGTGAACCTGCCCGCCGGCAAGAACCTGGTCGGCACGTACTGGCAGCCCAGCGCGGTGCTCTGCGACACTGACTACCTGTCGACCCTGCCGCGGCGGGAGATGCTCAGTGGCCTCGGCGAAATCGCCCGCTGCCACTTCATCGGGGCGCCGGACCTGCGGGGGCTGCCCCTGGCCGAGCAGATCACGGCCAGCGTGCGGCTCAAGGCCCGCATCGTGGAGGCGGACGAGCGGGACACCGGGATGCGGCACCTGCTCAACTACGGCCACACGCTGGGCCATGCGGTGGAGAGAGCGACGGGCTACGCGGTGCGGCACGGCGAGGCGGTGGCCATCGGAACGGTCTTCGCGGGACGGCTCGCCGGTGCTCTGGGCCGTATCGGGCAGGCCCGGGTGGCAGAGCATCACGACGTCGTCCGGCATTACGGGCTTCCCGCCGCACTGCCGGCCGAGGCCGGCACCGCCGCCCTGATGCGGTTGATGCGGCAGGACAAGAAGGCGGTCCGGGGACTCACCTTCGTCCTGGACGGCCCCAAGGGCGCGGAGCTGGTGAGCGACGTCCCGCCGGATGTGGTCGCGGGGGTGCTGGAGGGGATGCCGCGCACGTGCATGGCCGACCTCGTCGCTTCGTCGGGTGGGGCTGGTCGATGA
- a CDS encoding 3-deoxy-7-phosphoheptulonate synthase, whose protein sequence is MTHFPPLDGLLAGRLEAVFRKPAAQQPVWPDPDRAREAVAALSRAEPIVAPEETARLARRLAAVARGEAFLLQGGDCAETFAGGTEAHQRGNLRTLTGMAAVLVQRAGLPVVRVARMAGQYAKPRSQAVDALGLPVYRGDMVNSAESTPAARTPDPGRMLRAHACAARTMGLVRAFCPGGAAGSEIYVSHEALLLDYERTQLRVDTSGPEPRLSSGLGHFLWIGERTRRLDGAHLAFAELLSNPIGVKIGPSTTPEQAVEYVRRLDPHGEPGRVTLVSRMGHTRVRDVLPPIVEKVTASGSQVIWQCDPMHGNTYVSANGYKTRHLRQIVDEVAGFFEVHRRLGTHPGGLHVEMTGDDVTECLGGAPAVAEECLPARYETACDPRLNARQAMGLACSVAEMVAASRT, encoded by the coding sequence ATGACGCATTTTCCCCCGCTGGACGGCCTTCTCGCCGGGCGGCTGGAAGCGGTGTTCCGCAAGCCGGCGGCGCAGCAGCCGGTGTGGCCCGATCCGGACCGGGCACGGGAGGCGGTGGCCGCGCTGAGCCGGGCCGAGCCGATCGTCGCGCCGGAGGAGACCGCGCGGCTGGCCCGCCGGCTCGCCGCAGTTGCCCGGGGCGAGGCGTTCTTGCTGCAGGGAGGGGACTGTGCGGAGACCTTCGCCGGCGGCACCGAGGCGCACCAGCGGGGCAATCTCCGGACGCTGACCGGTATGGCCGCGGTGCTCGTCCAGCGTGCCGGATTGCCCGTCGTCAGGGTCGCTCGCATGGCGGGGCAGTACGCCAAGCCGCGCTCCCAGGCCGTCGATGCCCTGGGGCTGCCCGTCTACCGCGGCGATATGGTCAACTCCGCCGAATCCACGCCCGCGGCCCGGACACCCGATCCCGGCCGGATGCTGCGGGCCCACGCCTGTGCCGCCCGCACCATGGGGCTTGTCCGCGCGTTCTGCCCGGGCGGCGCGGCCGGCAGCGAGATCTACGTCAGCCACGAGGCGCTGCTGCTCGACTACGAAAGGACGCAGCTGCGGGTCGACACCAGCGGGCCGGAGCCGCGTCTGTCCAGTGGGCTGGGGCACTTCCTGTGGATCGGCGAGCGCACCCGCCGGCTCGACGGCGCCCATCTCGCCTTCGCGGAGCTGCTGTCCAACCCCATCGGCGTCAAGATCGGTCCGTCGACGACCCCGGAGCAGGCGGTCGAGTATGTGCGCCGGCTCGACCCTCACGGTGAGCCTGGGCGGGTCACGCTGGTCAGCCGTATGGGGCACACCCGGGTCCGTGACGTTCTGCCTCCGATCGTGGAGAAGGTCACTGCCTCCGGCTCTCAGGTGATCTGGCAGTGCGATCCCATGCACGGCAACACCTACGTGTCGGCGAACGGCTACAAGACGCGCCATCTGCGTCAGATAGTCGACGAGGTCGCCGGTTTCTTCGAGGTGCATCGACGGCTGGGCACCCACCCCGGCGGCCTCCACGTGGAGATGACGGGCGATGACGTCACGGAATGTCTCGGTGGTGCCCCGGCCGTCGCGGAGGAGTGTCTGCCGGCCCGCTACGAGACGGCGTGTGATCCCCGCCTGAATGCCCGGCAGGCGATGGGGCTCGCCTGTTCGGTCGCGGAGATGGTCGCGGCGTCCCGGACGTAG
- a CDS encoding cytochrome P450 gives MSVSQSERTLSNFLAYLDGLRARGGVHFDEKIKAWHVLGYHDTQQVQTDPVTFSSEVAPLAPKQEDFELSNKGNFVRADDPEHRRLRGLVSKAFTPKMIADLEPRIAELATQLLDAADARGGRWDFIKELGHPLPFLVMTELLGIPEDDRAFIRNLSDRFVEVQSYDAEESLDGQKENAANNVAPLLHELNQYLLDILRARRENPSDDLAGRLMTVEADGARLDEEEALGFLNLLVAGHHTTTATLGNTVLALGENPHGWDQLRADPALIPAAIEESVRFRPPFPRSARQTTKDTELGGRHIPAGAVVLVWLTAANRDDRVFADPNRFDILRKPNPHLSFGKGIHHCLGAPLARLETRTVIRLMLERYRDIRVRDDAPVTLRNPWQMIGVSKLPIEVRPY, from the coding sequence ATGAGTGTGAGCCAGTCCGAACGGACACTGTCCAACTTCCTCGCCTATCTCGACGGGCTGCGGGCGCGTGGAGGCGTGCATTTCGACGAGAAGATCAAGGCGTGGCACGTGCTCGGTTACCACGACACCCAGCAGGTGCAGACCGACCCGGTGACGTTCTCCTCCGAGGTCGCCCCGCTGGCGCCGAAACAAGAAGACTTCGAGCTGTCCAACAAGGGCAACTTCGTCCGGGCCGACGACCCTGAACACCGCCGGCTGCGCGGCCTGGTCAGCAAGGCGTTCACTCCGAAAATGATCGCCGACCTCGAGCCGCGCATCGCCGAACTGGCCACGCAGCTGCTCGATGCCGCCGACGCCCGCGGCGGCCGGTGGGACTTCATCAAAGAACTGGGCCACCCGCTGCCGTTCCTGGTCATGACCGAACTGCTCGGCATCCCCGAAGACGACCGCGCCTTCATCCGGAACCTGTCCGACCGGTTCGTCGAGGTGCAGAGCTACGACGCGGAGGAGTCGCTGGACGGCCAGAAGGAAAACGCGGCGAACAACGTCGCGCCGCTGTTGCACGAGCTGAACCAGTACCTCCTGGACATCCTCCGCGCCCGCCGTGAAAACCCCAGCGACGACCTGGCCGGAAGGCTCATGACGGTCGAGGCCGACGGGGCGCGGCTGGACGAGGAGGAGGCCCTCGGTTTCCTCAACCTGCTGGTCGCCGGCCACCACACCACCACCGCCACCCTGGGCAACACGGTTCTCGCGCTCGGCGAGAACCCCCACGGGTGGGACCAGCTGCGGGCCGACCCGGCGCTGATCCCGGCCGCGATCGAGGAGTCGGTGCGCTTCCGTCCGCCCTTCCCGCGTTCGGCCCGGCAGACGACGAAGGACACCGAACTCGGCGGCCGGCACATCCCGGCCGGCGCGGTCGTCCTGGTGTGGCTGACCGCCGCGAACCGCGACGACCGCGTCTTCGCCGACCCGAACCGGTTCGACATCCTCCGCAAGCCCAATCCGCACCTGTCGTTCGGCAAGGGCATACACCACTGCCTGGGCGCACCACTGGCACGGCTGGAGACACGGACCGTGATACGCCTCATGCTGGAGCGCTACCGTGACATCCGCGTGCGCGACGACGCCCCCGTCACCCTGCGCAACCCCTGGCAGATGATCGGCGTCAGCAAGCTGCCCATCGAGGTCCGCCCCTACTGA